A genome region from Solanum pennellii chromosome 12, SPENNV200 includes the following:
- the LOC107007478 gene encoding pentatricopeptide repeat-containing protein At2g37230, translated as MASLCASRSAIFKPKKLLTVSATPLCLRSTIFFYNTESLNNHERIPKGNSPKPQEKLEDLICRMMSTRAWTTRLQNSIRNIVPSFDHELVYNVLHSAKNSEHALQFFRWVERSGLFRHDRETHFKIIQILGRAEKLNHARCILLDMPNKGVDWDEDLWVLMIDSYGKAGIVQESVKLFQKMEELGVERTVKSYNALFNVITRRGRYMMAKRYFNRMVNQGIEPTGHTYNLLIWGFFLSSKVDTAIRFFEDMKSKGIMPDVVTYNTMINGYNRVKKIEEAEKYFVEMKARNIEPNVISYTTLIKGYSAVERIDDALRLFEEMKSFGIKPNAITYSTLLPGLCDAQKMSEAGTILKEMEERYIAPKDNSIFIRLISGQCEAGDLDAAADVLKTMIRLSVPTEAGHYGVLIENFCKAGIYDRAIKFLDKLIEKEIVLRPQSSSSMEPSAYNLIIDYLCNNGQTGKAETLFRQLMKTGVQDPIAFNNLVCGHSREGVPDSAFELLKIMGRRKVLSDSIAHKSLVEGYLKKGEPADAKAALDNMLEHGHDPDSLLYRSVMESLMGDGRVQTASRVMKIMLEKGVKEHMDLISTILEALLMRGHVEEALGRIELLLHNSLSPDLDGLLSVLCEKGKTTAALKLLDFILERNCNIDFSSYDKVLDSLLAAGKTLNAYSILCKMMENGGVKDHKSCEELIKSLNDEGNTKQADILRRMILGKETTLDSKKGKKKTPIAT; from the coding sequence ATGGCTTCTTTGTGTGCATCAAGATCAGCCATTTTCAAACCGAAGAAGCTCCTCACAGTTTCGGCTACACCATTATGCCTAAGATCAACAATCTTCTTCTACAACACCGAATCTCTCAACAATCATGAACGAATTCCAAAAGGTAACAGTCCTAAACCCCAAGAAAAACTAGAAGATCTCATTTGCAGAATGATGTCTACTCGTGCCTGGACTACACGTTTACAGAATTCCATTAGAAATATTGTTCCTTCATTTGATCATGAACTTGTTTACAATGTGTTACATAGTGCGAAAAATTCTGAACATGCGTTGCAGTTCTTTAGGTGGGTTGAAAGATCTGGTCTTTTTAGGCATGATAGAGAAAcccattttaaaattattcaaattcttGGTAGAGCTGAAAAGCTTAATCATGCTAGGTGTATACTTCTTGATATGCCGAATAAGGGTGTTGATTGGGATGAGGATTTGTgggttttgatgattgatagtTATGGTAAAGCTGGGATTGTTCAAGAGAGTGTTAAGTTGTTTCAGAAAATGGAAGAGTTAGGTGTTGAAAGGACTGTTAAATCGTATAATGCTTTGTTTAATGTGATAACTCGTCGAGGACGATATATGATGGCCAAGAGGTACTTTAATAGGATGGTTAATCAGGGCATTGAACCTACTGGACATACGTATAATCTTTTGATTTGGGGATTCTTTTTATCGTCAAAGGTGGATACTGCAATTAGGTTTTTTGAGGATATGAAGAGTAAGGGGATTATGCCCGATGTAGTAACTTATAATACTATGATTAATGGATATAACCGGGTGAAGAAAATAGAAGAAGCGGAGAAGTACTTTGTGGAAATGAAAGCAAGAAATATAGAGCCGAATGTCATCAGTTATACAACACTTATTAAAGGATATAGTGCGGTTGAGCGAATAGATGATGCATTGAGATTGTTTGAAGAGATGAAAAGTTTTGGTATTAAACCAAATGCTATTACTTATTCGACACTGTTACCAGGGCTTTGTGATGCTCAGAAAATGTCTGAAGCTGGAACGATTTTGAAAGAGATGGAAGAGAGGTATATTGCACCCAAGGATAACTCTATCTTCATAAGGTTAATCTCTGGACAGTGTGAGGCAGGTGATTTAGATGCTGCAGCTGATGTTCTGAAAACTATGATTAGGTTAAGTGTTCCCACAGAGGCTGGACATTATGGTGTCCTAATCGAGAATTTCTGCAAGGCTGGTATCTATGATCGAGCTATCAAATTTCTGGATAAGCTTATTGAGAAAGAAATCGTCCTGCGACCGCAGAGTAGTTCGTCTATGGAACCAAGTGCATATAACCTGATTATTGATTACCTATGCAATAATGGCCAAACAGGCAAGGCTGAAACTCTTTTTAGACAGTTGATGAAAACTGGGGTTCAAGATCCTATTGCCTTTAACAATCTTGTATGTGGGCACTCAAGAGAAGGGGTTCCTGATTCAGCCTTTGAACTGTTGAAGATTATGGGCAGAAGAAAGGTTCTTTCTGACAGTATTGCTCACAAATCACTTGTTGAGGGCTATCTGAAGAAAGGGGAGCCTGCTGATGCTAAAGCTGCTTTGGACAATATGCTTGAACATGGACATGACCCGGACTCATTGTTGTATAGATCAGTGATGGAGAGCCTGATGGGTGATGGAAGGGTTCAAACAGCAAGTCGAGTGATGAAAATCATGTTGGAGAAGGGAGTGAAAGAACACATGGATTTGATTTCTACCATCTTGGAAGCCCTCCTCATGAGGGGCCATGTCGAGGAGGCTCTCGGAagaattgaattgttgttgCACAACAGTCTCTCACCTGATCTTGATGGTCTCTTATCAGTTCTATGTGAGAAAGGAAAAACTACTGCAGCTCTGAAGCTGTTAGATTTCATTTTAGAGCGAAATTGTAACATAGACTTTTCAAGCTATGATAAGGTGCTGGATTCTCTCTTAGCTGCTGGGAAGACACTTAATGCCTATTCTATTTTGTGCAAGATGATGGAAAATGGAGGAGTGAAAGATCACAAGAGTTGTGAAGAGTTAATTAAGAGCCTCAATGATGAGGGAAACACAAAGCAAGCAGATATTCTTAGAAGAATGATACTCGGAAAGGAAACAACACTTGAcagcaagaaagggaagaaaaagaCACCCATTGCTACCTGA
- the LOC107007566 gene encoding acetolactate synthase small subunit 1, chloroplastic-like: MAAVSSHSTLNRPSISLYSSISHLGFPHVVRFSTSKPNFTLSNPKTILVSAIKADEKHANEDHSVTTSDSSTIKNVRRHTIQVFVGDESGMINRIAGVFARRGYNIESLAVGLNKDKALFTIVVSGTERVLQQVMEQLQKLVNVIKVEDLSKEPQVERELMLIKISADPKFRAEVMWLVDIFRAKIVDISDHSLTIEVTGDPGKMVAVQRNLSKFGIREIARTGKIALRREKMGESAPFWRFSAASYPDLEVAMSANTVAGTTKKTSNGESMSMAEGDVYPVETDGNSGVNQVLDAHWGVLNDEDTSGLRSHTLSMLVNDSPGVLNIVTGVFARRGYNIQSLAVGHAEVEGLSRITTVVPGTDESVSKLVQQLYKLVDIHEVRDFTHHPFAERELMLIKIAVNAAARRNVLDIASIFRAKAVDVSDHTITLELTGDLHKMVALQRLLEPYGICEVARTGRLALVRESGVDSKYLRGYSYPL; encoded by the exons ATGGCGGCTGTTTCATCTCACTCCACCCTCAATAGACCTTCCATTTCTCTCTATTCCTCTATTTCCCATCTGGGTTTTCCCCACGTTGTTCGATTTTCAACTTCGAAACCAAATTTCACCCTTTCAAATCCCAAAACAATTCTAGTTTCTGCCATTAAAGCTGATGAAAAACATGCAAATGAAGACCACTCTGTTACAACTTCCGATTCATCCACCATAAAAAA TGTTAGGCGTCATACTATTCAAGTGTTTGTTGGTGATGAAAGTGGAATGATCAATCGTATTGCGGGTGTCTTTGCTCGAAGAGGGTATAATATTGAGTCTCTTGCTGTTGGTCTAAACAAGGACAAGGCTCTTTTTACTATAGTGGTTTCTGGAACTGAAAGGGTGTTACAGCAAGTTATGGAACAGTTACAAAAGCTCGTAAATGTGATCAAG GTTGAAGATCTATCCAAGGAGCCACAAGTTGAACGTGAACTAATGCTTATCAAAATCAGCGCAGATCCAAAATTCCGCGCAGAG GTTATGTGGTTGGTGGACATTTTCAGGGCAAAAATTGTGGATATCTCTGATCATTCACTGACTATTGAG GTAACTGGAGATCCAGGGAAGATGGTGGCTGTTCAGAGGAACTTAAGTAAATTTGGAATTAGAGAAATTGCGCGTACTGGGAAG ATTGCCTTGAGAAGGGAAAAGATGGGGGAATCTGCTCCTTTTTGGCGGTTTTCAGCAGCATCATACCCAGATCTTGAAGTTGCAATGTCTGCTAATACTGTTGCGGGGACAACCAAGAAGACTTCTAATGGAGAATCTATGTCTATGGCTGAG GGAGATGTTTATCCTGTCGAGACAGATGGCAACTCTGGAGTCAATCAAGTTCTTGATGCTCACTGGGGTGTTCTCAATGATGAAGAT ACGAGTGGGCTCCGCTCACACACTTTGTCAATGCTTGTGAATGACTCTCCTGGAGTTCTCAACATAGTCACCGGAGTTTTTGCTCGACGAGGGTATAACATCCAA AGTTTAGCTGTTGGACATGCTGAAGTTGAGGGGCTTTCTCGTATTACAACAGTTGTTCCTGGTACAGATGAGTCAGTTAGCAAGCTGGTGCAGCAACTGTATAAGTTGGTTGATATTCACGAG GTTCGGGATTTTACTCACCACCCATTTGCTGAGAGAGAATTAATGTTGATAAAGATTGCTGTTAATGCTGCAGCACGCCGTAATGTTCTGGATATTGCCAGCATCTTCAGAGCAAAAGCTGTTGATGTGTCTGACCATACTATAACTCTTGAG CTTACAGGAGATTTGCATAAGATGGTTGCTTTGCAGCGGCTACTAGAGCCTTATGGTATTTGTGAG GTAGCACGAACAGGACGTCTGGCGCTGGTACGTGAATCAGGTGTGGATTCAAAGTATCTACGAGGATATTCTTACCCTTTGTAG